The window AGACAAAATAAATGACTTAAATGTCTTCTAAGCCTTATAATTACTGACTATTTTTGTTGAAATTATTTATTCAAAATATAAGAAATACATTAAACTTAAGATAATTATAAAAAATTATTAAGAATTATGGCAAGGGGAATAATAGATTTAATTCAAGAGAATAAGCGACGTTTTTATGCAGGTGAGATTAGAAATAATTTTTACGAAGAATCTTTTGATTCTGATAAAGAAAGAGGGGGGGCTGTGGTTGTTGATAATATTTCAACAAAGAAAACACAAACTTCATTTTGGAAAAATATAAAAATATACGGACAAAAATTTAGTGACGAACTATTCTACGAGACAGTGAAGTAATTATCAATGATTTTAAACCTATTGTTATAGGTTTTCATTTTAGCATTAATCAACTTTAATAAATAGGTTAGAGTGCTAAGCTAAATTGATTAAATATTTTTTTAGCTCTAATTCATATTTTTTGTAATTTGGGTGACCGTAAGTCTTATACAAAGCTCGTAACCAAATGCTAACAATGAAAAGAACTTTAATTATACTTTTTTCTTTCTTATTCTTTTCCTTATCTGCTCAAAATCAAGAAAATACACATTTAGATAGTTTGTTGACTTTAACGAATAAATATAGTGAAGGTAAACTCGTAGACTTATTTATTGAAATCGCAAAAGCACAAAGTATAAATAATAATATTGAACAAGCACATCGTTCAATTGATGAGGCTATCCGTTTGGCTAAACAAATAAAGTACTCCGAAGGAGTAGGAAAAGCATATCTTACAAAAGGTCTAATTTGTAATCTCAACAATAGTGCACTAAAAGCTGTTGAATATTTTGAAGAATCAAAGAAAATTTTCTTTCAATTAGAAGACAGAAGAAGCTTGGCTCTGGCATCTATGGGTTTGGGAGAAAGTTATGGTCAGCAAAACCATTTTGATAAAGCCAATAAAGCATATGGTGATGCTATTTCTTTTTTCGATTATATTGGTGATTATAAATCATTGGCAGATGCTTATTATAAGTCGGCTACAACTTATAAAATGACTGAAGATTACCGTAAAGCTTTAATTGCGTTTAAAAATGCGGCTGAAACTTATGAGTTGGCTAAAGATGATTACGGGCTTCATCTTACAGAGAATTCTATAGCCATTATAATGTATTATTTGGGTGATTATAAGGGAGCCATCGACTATTGGACAAAGTACGAAAAAGCAATGCGTGAAAAGGAGGATTGGCGTCGTGTAAGTGCTACTCTTACTAATAAAGGATTAATTTATAATCATTGGGCAGCCTACGATGAAGCTTTATCTCTTTTTAACGAAGCACTTGCTTTAGTAGAAAAATCCGGTAAAAGCTCAAATATTGCCGGAATATATAATTCTATAGCTAATGCTTTTCAATATTCAGGAAATGTCGAAAAATCTTTTGAGTATTATCGCAAATCTATTGCCATAGGGGAAAAGTTAGACTCCAAACAAGCGGTATCTATTGGTTTACACAATATAGGTGAACTACATCTGAATCTAGGCAATTCCGATTCTGCTTTATTTTATGTTCAAAAATCTCTGCAAATTGAAAATACTCTTTTTAATAATCGTGGTATAGCTGAAACTAAAGCTACACTTGGAAAAATTTATATTGCTCTAAAAAGATATCGTTTAGCATTTTCTTTTCTTAAGCAAGCAGAAAAGGCTTTTGATAATATTGAAGATATTAGTGGCTTGGCAGATGTTTATCAAAAATATGGTCAGGCATATGCCGAGATAGGGAATGATTCTTTAACAATTTATTATTTAAATAAGAGTACAGAGATTGCTACTAAAATGAATCTGAAAAAAATGCAGGTTGAAAATCATAGATTTTTATCTGATTATTACGAAAAAGTAAATAATTATAAAGCGGCTTTATTTCATCAAAAAATGTTTCACCAGATAAACGATTCTATATTTACTCAAAAAGCGATTGAAAAAACAGTTTATAACACCATAAAACTCGAAAAAGAAGTCCAAGATAAAAAACTTGTAGAAATGCAACATGCTCAAGATGTTATTAGCTATAAGAATAAGATTAAAAATTATATAGTCTATTTTACATTATTTATTTTATTTATTGTTACCACGTTTTTTTATTTACGATTTTCCAGTAATAAACGTTCAACTATTCGTTTAAACGATCAGTATCAGATGGTACTTGAAAGTGAGGAGAAAATTAGAGCCCTTATTGATGCTTCGCACGATATTGTTTTCTTAGTGGATATAAACGGAATAATAGTTTCTGCTAATTCTAAGGCCGAGAAGGTATTACGTAATGGAAATAAATTAGTGGGCAATGATTTTAAGGAAACCGTTCAGCCTTTCTTTCAGAATCAATTCGACCCATATATAACAAGAATTTTAAAAAAGAAAAATACTCAAGAATTTAGTTTGACATCAACAACTAAAAGAAATTACGAAATCACAATTAGCCCTATATTTAAGCATGGAATTGAAATTAGCGGACTTGCCGTTTATATAAGAGATGTTACCGATATTCTTGTTGCTAGAAATGAAAAAAATAAATTAGAAAAACAGCTATTTCAGGTTCAAAAATTAGAATCTATTGGAACTATGGCGGGTGGAGTTGCTCACGATTTTAATAATTATTTGGGTACTATTTTAGGATATAGCAGTATGGGTTACGAAGATTCTGATGATGACTCTACAGCAAAAAGATATTTTAATCAAATTATTTTAGCTTCCAGATCTGCTCAGCATACAGTAAATAAAATATTGACATTTAGTCGTAAAAATGAAGATAAAGAATTAGAACGTGTTAATTTGGTTGATGTAGCCAAAGAAGCTATAGCAATGGTAAATTCGACAAAACCACCGGAGCTCACTTTCAAAACAGACTTTAGTGTTGATTCAATTGAAATATTAGGTAACCATATTGAGATGCAACAGGTTTTTATTAATCTGTTCAATAATGCGTTTCACGCACTAGAGGGAGAAGCTAATGGAGAATTGATATGTAGTCTGAGTAATTCACTATTCAAAAAAGAACATCAGTCTATAATAAATAATTTTAACACTAATAATATCGCAGCTATTTGTGTTAGTGATAGTGGAATAGGAATGACAGATGAAGTATTAAACAGAATTTTTGAACCGTTTTTTACAACTAAGATAGTTGGAAAAGGAACAGGCTTAGGCTTATCTGTTGTTCATGGAATAATTAAAAATCATAAAGGCGAATTATACGTAGAATCTACTGTGGGAAAGGGTTCTGCATTTTATATTTATTTGCCTGCAATATCATAAAAAAAGAAAAAACATGCAGAAAAAAATACTTGTAATTGATGATGACATTCAGTTTAGAATGATGATGGTTGAAATGTTGGAAAGGAAGCAGTTTGTTGTATATAATGCTGCCGATGGAGAAGAAGGAATCAGGATTTGGAAAGATTTACATCCTGATTTGGTTATTACCGATATAATTATGCCTAATAAAGAGGGAATAGAGACTATTCTAGAGTTAAAACGAATAAATAAAGAAGTTAAAATAATTGCTATATCGGGAGGAGGAAGAACAAATGCAAAAGATAATCTACGATCGGCTAAACTTTTAGGCGCATCCTTAATCTTAGAAAAACCATTTGAAAGTTCTGATTTGTTAGATGCTGTCCATAAATTACTTGAAAAGTAAAACGGTAGGCTAAAGAAGAATACAGTATGTTTTACTAATCCTTTTTTGGTTCAACATGTATTTTAATGTCTGCTTCTGAATATATTTCTCGAATACTTAGCTCAAGATTATCGCAAATATTATGCGCTTGTTCTACCGACATTTTAGGTGGTACTTCTAAAATAAAATCTAAAATGTACAAAGCTCCGTTTTGACGTATTCGCAAATTGGAAAAATTGATACCCGATGGTAATTCTGATTTTATTAAGGCGTTTATACTCTCAAATTCTTTATTGCCAACTCCGGCATCTAAAAGTGGATCAAAAGCCCTCTGAATCAACTTAAAAGCTTCCCTAACGATTAGAATGGCGACTATAATAGCAAAAAGTGGATCAAGAATTAATAATCCGCTTATCCAAATTAAGACTATGCCTAATCCAACTCCCAAACTTGTATAAACATCTGTTTTCAAATGTAATGCATCTGCTTCAAGAGCAATAGAATTTGTTTCTTTTGCTACTTTATACAGCATACGACTGACAAAGAAATTAGTTATGGCAGCAAAAAACATAATTCCGCTTGCCAAACCATAGGAAGTTATTTCTTCGGGATTAATCAATTTATGTACAGCCTCATAAATAATCCAAACAGCAGCTATTAAAATGAGAAGTCCTTCCAGCACAGCTGAAATGTTTTCGTATTTCCCATGACCATAAGGATGTTTAATATCCGGCTTCTTATTTGATAATTGAACCGCAAAGAATGCAATAATTGAAGCAAGTAAATCAATAGCAGAATGTATGGCTTCGGACAAAATACTTACAGAACCACTCAACAACCCTACTAATAGCTTTAAAAGAGTAAGAGAAATATTAGAAAATACTGAGATAGCAGCTACTCTGGCTTTTTTATTCATAGTGTCGCAAAAGTAAAATATATTTATTATATTTGTGCATACCTAGAAATGAATAGGGGTTTTTGGGGTTTATAAAATTCACCAATAATAATTAGGTAAATAGGAGGCAAATTATTTATCATATCATTTAACATTATGCAAGAAAAAATAAATTATGATTCAGAGGAATGGAGACGCCTGAATTTTAAGGATCTCAAACCAGATGAAATTTATGAAATTTCTAATTATGGTCGTTTGCGTCATTGGTCTCAAAAGACTAATGAGTTTAAAATTATGAAACTTTCTACTGTTAGGGGCTATCGCTATTTTATGTGGTTTAAATCCGTTCAGGGTTGGGACAATAAAATTAAACGCATTATTCATAGGTTAGTCGCAGAAGAGTTTTGTGAGCACAAAAATGATAAACAGATTTTTGTGATTCACTTAGATCACGATAAGGGAAATAACTACTATAAAAATTTAAAGTGGGTAACACGTGAGGAAATGACACAGCATAATAAAAGTAATCCTCGCGTTATAGAGTCGCATTTAAAAAGAAAAGGTAAGATTACCAATTCCAAATTAACTGAGGCTGATGTAATCAAATTAAGACAAATGGTAAAATCAGGAGACTATAAGCTATATAAAATAGCTGAGCATTTTGGGATTACTCATACACAACTTAATAGAATACGCAGTGGCAAAAATTGGGCTCATGTTAAAATGCCTGATGAAGAATAATATTATCGGTATTATTTCATTTTTTTTATTCTTACTTATTTTATTTGAATCTTGTTCCAATCAGCAGCCTAAAACCGATACAAGAACTGTTTTTCGGCTGAATGAATCTAACGGATTAAGCTCTTTAGATCCTGCATTTGCAAAAGATCTTGCTAATCTAAACGTTTGTAACCAACTGTATAACGGCTTGGTTCAGCTTGATTCTAACTTACATATAAAGGCTGCGATAGCAAAAAAATGGACTATTTCTCCCGATGGGAAAACATATACTTTTACTTTACGCTCTGATGTATTTTTTCATGACAGTAAAGCTTTTCCTAATGGTAGCGGACGAAAAGTATTAGCCAAAGATTTTGTATTTTCTTTTTTACGAATTGTTAACGAACAATCAGTTTCTCCCGGAGCTTGGGTTTTTAATATGGTGAAAAAGAATGCTAATAACTATGCTTTTTTCTCACCTAATGATTCAACATTAATAATAGAGCTGAAAAAGCCTTTTGCGCCCTTCTTGAGTTTGCTTAGTATGCAGTATTGTAGCGTTATTCCTTCAGAAGCCGTTAAATTTTTTGGCGATAATTTTAGGCGAAATCCTGTTGGTACCGGTCCGTTTTATTTAAAATACTGGGAAGAAGATGTAAAATTAGTTTTATTGAAAAACCCAAATTACTTTGAAAAGAGTAAGAATAAAAACTTACCTTTTTTAGATGCGATAAATTATACCTTTTTAGTTGATAAACAATCGGAATTTTTAGAGTTTATACAGGGTAACTTAGATTACTTAAGTGGTGTAGAAGCAGGCTTTAAAGATGAAATTTTGGATGCAAATGGAAATATTAATAAAAAGTATAAAACAAAAATAAATTTAGAGAAAAGTCCGTACTTGAATACAGAATACATAGGAATACTTTATGATACAAGTATAAATAGTGTTGCTGATTCGCCACTTAAGTACCTGAAATTTAGGCAAGCTATTAATTATGCTATAGACAAGAAGAAGATGTTGCATTATTTACGAAATAATGTTGGGGTTCCCGGAAATAGAGGTTTTTTGCCTTCTGCTTATTCTTTTGAAAATATAAAATATGGATATCCCTACAACAAGCAAAAAGCACAGCAATTAATAAACGAGTTAAAACAGAAACTAAATATATCGGAATTTTCTCCCATTAGCTTAGTTGCAACATCAAAATCTTTGGATTTAGTAAAATTTGTTCAGCATCAATTGGCAGAGATTGGCGTTCCTATGGAAATAGAGCTTATGCAATGGGCCACAATGAAAGAAGTTGTAGCAAATTCTAAAGCTCTATTTTTTAGAGCCAGTTGGATAGCCGATTATCCCGATCCCGAGAATTACTTATCACTCTTTTATTCGAAGAATTTTGCTCCAAAAGGACCAAATTACACACGCTTTTCTAATTCAAAATTTGATTCACTTTATAATTATAGTATTTTTGCTTCGGATAAAGTGGTAAAACAAAGACTTTATCGTGCAATGGATAGTTTAATTATGCAAGAAGCAGTTATTATTCCCTTGTATTACGATGAAGTTATGCGTTTCACGCAAAAGAGTATAAAATATTTACCTACTAGTCCAATGAATCTATTAAATTTAAAAATGGTTCAGAAAGAAAATTAGTACTTGATAAGTAACAAAACTTCTTTTCTTTCGTTTAAATATTTGAAATAACGTTTAATATTATAAAATTCCCTGCTGTGAATAAATTAATTGGTACAACTATAATCGCACTTTTTATCTTTATTTTTACAAATCAAACTTCTGCACAAGGAACCTCTTGGAGTGGTCCTTTATCTTTTGGTGTTAGCACAGGAGCTGCCGTATATATGGGAGATTTAACAGATGCAAATGCTAATCCTTGGTTGCCATTTTCTAAAGACGTTAATTTTTCTGTAGCTGGTTTTTTTGCAAAAGAATTAGGTCCGCTTAGTTTACGTTTTCAAATGAATTTAGGAGGACTAAAAGGCTACGATTATAGAGCCGATGAGCGTTTTTCAAATAATTTTTATGAATATAATGGAAGTGTTTCACTAAATATAAATCACCTTATCCATTTAAACGATTATCGTAATCCGGGGTATAATTTTTATCTATTGGGAGGTTATGGTATGATGCGCTATTCAAGTTATTTAACCGATTTAAGTCAAACGACAACAATTAGAGAGATTGGATATGCTAAAATCGGACGTGCTAATACCATTATTTTAGGGGCAGGAGTAAAAGTTAATATAGCCGACAGAATTAATTTTCTTGGTGAATTCACAACTCATCTTTCCAATAATGATGATATAGATACAGTAATAGAGAATGGTGATAATGATAGTTATTATTATATCTCTTTGGGTCTGAGTTATGATATCTTAGGTAGTTCAAATGGAGGAACACGTCATCGTAAGAGCTTGCGTTGGGGAAGATTTTAAACTCCTTTTCCGTTATTTTTTTACTAATATTTATTGTGTTTAAATATTTGTTTCAAATTTATATCCTATTGAATTTGAATAATTCAGAATTGTTTGTACTTTTACTCAATACTTTACATTAAAAAATTTAAAAACCAATAAACGATGAAAACAAAAATTACCGGTTTCTTAGTAGCCCTCTTATTTTTTGGAGGAAATTTATTTTCAACTTTACCAATAGGTGAAACACCTGCAGTACTTACCCTTAGCGGAGATGAGGGCGGTCGTATTGATGGTACCGCTTGGAGTAGTACCGAATTAGTTGATAAAGTATGGGTTGTGATTTATGCTGATCCGGATGAAAGCGATTTGAATGATGCTGCAACAGAAGCTCTTAAAGCAAAAGATTATTCTGATGATGTATATCAATCTGTAGCCATTATTAATATGGGAGCAACTTGGAAGCCCAATTTTGCTATCAATATGATTCTTAAAGGAAAGCAAAAGAAATATCCTAATACTGTTTATGTTAAGGATATGGATAAAAAGGTAGTTGCCAAATGGGGTTTAGCCGATGAGTCTAACGATATTGTTGTTTTTAACCCAAGTGGAACTGTAATTTTTAGTTACGATGGACAATTAGGACCAGAAGATATTAAAGAAATGTTAAGTTTAATTGATGCGGAAATTGCCAATATGCAATAAACTATCAATTTACTTTATTAAAAAGAGAATATTGGAAAATCCAATATTCTCTTTTTTTTATTAATCATAAAGAAATAGAGAAATTGTAGATTTGCAAAAAAAATATTTTAAATGATTTTTTTAAACCAAAGAAAAAAGGCTTTTTCAAAGCTGGGAGAATATTTAATATTAATTGTCGAATCGCAGACTAAGAAAATATCAGCTGAAGATATCTTAAAAAAAATATCTTTAAACGATTCTAATAGGTTTCAGGAAACTCACAAACTGATTCAGGAGTATATTGATTCCTCTACAAGACATAATCCTTGGTTTACACAAGAATTTCTGCTGTCAGCTATCAAAGCAATAGGAGAGAGCCTTTTTACAGAAAATCTTAATATATGGCTCAACAAGTACGAAAATAGTATAGATACACATAGGGAAAGAAAAACTATCGGTGTTGTAATGGCAGGGAATTTGCCTTTAGTGGGATTCCACGATTATCTTACTATCTTGATTAGCGGAAATAATATTTGTGCAAAATTATCTCACGATGATAATAAATTACTCCCTCTTTTAAATGAAATACTAATTGCTATTGAACCCGAATTTGATGGAATGGTCACTTTTACCCAGGAAAAATTAACCGATTTTGATGCAATAATTGCTACCGGTAGTAATAATACAGCACGATATTTTGAATATTATTTTGGTAAATATCCTAATATTATTCGTAAAAATAGAAATGGAGTTGCAGTTTTAAATGGTAATGAAACTACTGCCGAATTAGAAGGATTAGCTGATGATATTTTTATGTATTTTGGACTGGGATGTCGTAGTGTATCAAAATTGTTTATCCCTAAAGGATATGATTTTAAAGAACTTTTTTCGTCATTTAAAAAATATCACTATTTAGAGCATCATTCAAAATATGCTAACAATTACGATTATAATAAGGCCATCTTTTTAGTAAATAAAATTAAATTTATCGATAATGGATTTGTACTGTTAAAAGAAGACTTATCATTTTCATCGCCAATTTCCGTATTGTATTTTGAGTATTACGATAGGATAGAAGATCTGACTAAATGGATTGAAACTCAAAAAGATAAAATACAATGCTTGCTTAGTAATAAAACGATAGGAAATATTGAATGTTTACCTTTAGGAAAAGCACAGCAACCGGATTTGTGGGATTATGCCGACGGAATCGATACCCTACAATTTATTTTAAGTCTTAAATAGGCAATTTATTTTAACAAAACATTGTTTACAAACTACGCTATAATACTGATTATAAAATAAATACAGATTTTAACTTTTTTTTTCGAAGAAATCTTAAAAAGAAAGGTTTTGAAACTTAAAATTTTAATGTAATTTTGCACACCCAAAAACAAAGAGAAAATGAAGAAAGATATTCATCCAACAGATTATAGGTATATTGTCTTTAAAGACATGTCAACCGATTATGCATTCTTGACCAAATCGACTGCTAAAACCAAAGAAACAATTGTTTGGGAAGATGGTAAGGAATACCCATTGTATAAACTTGAAATTTCTAACCAATCTCATCCATTTTATACAGGTAAAATGAAGTTGGTTGATTCTGCAGGACGTGTTGATAAATTCAGAAATAAATATAAAAAACATATTGCTGCTAATAAGCAATAAAGTTTGTTTTACACATAATGAAAGCCTTAATTTGAAAGAGAATTAGGGCTTTTTGTGTTTTCATTAGGTTCTTTTGAAACCTAATAATTTTAAGATGTTTTTCTGGGAAAATCAGAGAAATTTTCGTAAACTTGTTACCGATATTAATTTTTATGACTCTGTACTAAATAATAAAAAAACCAATGAATTATATCCTGTTTGATGACAACTCACGCAACACCTTACTTCCGTTAACATTTATGCGCCCTGTGGCCGATATTCGAATAGGTATCTTAACTATTAGAGAAAAATGGGAGTTACACCTAAACGCCTCAACATCAACTCTTACAGAGGCCTATTTAAGTGAAAAATATCCTATTATTCGTGGTGAAGAGAATATTTTAATAAATGGTTCTGTGTGTCCATCACCGGAATTGGTTGAAAAGATTTTAGAACTTAAACCTAAGGAAATTCTTGTTGGTGATGATTATATTATTGCTATGCGTTTATCAGATAATGAATTTGATAAGCTTGATGAAATTGATGCTACAAAGGAGATCAATACTGACATAAATCATTTTAAACTTAATTACCCTTGGGAAATCTTTCAATTTAATGGCGAATCAATAATTAGAGATTTTATAAGCTTAACCCAAAATAGGACATCTGAACCTATCAGTCCGACAAACAATATATTGGGACATGAGAGTGTATTTATTGAAAAAGGAGCGAAGGTCGAATTTTCAACACTAAATGCCAGTGAGGGACCAATATATATTGGTAAGAATGCCGAAATAATGGAAAACACCGTTATAAGAGGTCCTTTTGCATTAGGCGAAAGTTCTACCGTGAAAATTGGTGCAAAAATTTACGGACCCACAACTATTGGTCCTTGGTCTAAAGTAGGCGGCGAAATAAATAATTCTGTAATATTTGGCTATACCAACAAGGCGCATGACGGTTTTCTTGGAAATTCGGTTATTGCAGAATGGTGTAATTTAGGTGCAGATACTAATACGTCAAATCTTAAAAACACTTACGAAGCTGTTCGTATTTGGAGCTATTCTCAAAAAACATTCGTTGATACAGGGCTTACATTCTGTGGTCTGATTATGGGTGATCACTCAAAATGTGGTATTAACACTATGTTTAATACAGGATCTGTTGTAGGAATTAATTCCAATATATTCGGTGGTGGTTA is drawn from Bacteroidales bacterium and contains these coding sequences:
- a CDS encoding ABC transporter substrate-binding protein, coding for MKNNIIGIISFFLFLLILFESCSNQQPKTDTRTVFRLNESNGLSSLDPAFAKDLANLNVCNQLYNGLVQLDSNLHIKAAIAKKWTISPDGKTYTFTLRSDVFFHDSKAFPNGSGRKVLAKDFVFSFLRIVNEQSVSPGAWVFNMVKKNANNYAFFSPNDSTLIIELKKPFAPFLSLLSMQYCSVIPSEAVKFFGDNFRRNPVGTGPFYLKYWEEDVKLVLLKNPNYFEKSKNKNLPFLDAINYTFLVDKQSEFLEFIQGNLDYLSGVEAGFKDEILDANGNINKKYKTKINLEKSPYLNTEYIGILYDTSINSVADSPLKYLKFRQAINYAIDKKKMLHYLRNNVGVPGNRGFLPSAYSFENIKYGYPYNKQKAQQLINELKQKLNISEFSPISLVATSKSLDLVKFVQHQLAEIGVPMEIELMQWATMKEVVANSKALFFRASWIADYPDPENYLSLFYSKNFAPKGPNYTRFSNSKFDSLYNYSIFASDKVVKQRLYRAMDSLIMQEAVIIPLYYDEVMRFTQKSIKYLPTSPMNLLNLKMVQKEN
- a CDS encoding tetratricopeptide repeat protein, yielding MKRTLIILFSFLFFSLSAQNQENTHLDSLLTLTNKYSEGKLVDLFIEIAKAQSINNNIEQAHRSIDEAIRLAKQIKYSEGVGKAYLTKGLICNLNNSALKAVEYFEESKKIFFQLEDRRSLALASMGLGESYGQQNHFDKANKAYGDAISFFDYIGDYKSLADAYYKSATTYKMTEDYRKALIAFKNAAETYELAKDDYGLHLTENSIAIIMYYLGDYKGAIDYWTKYEKAMREKEDWRRVSATLTNKGLIYNHWAAYDEALSLFNEALALVEKSGKSSNIAGIYNSIANAFQYSGNVEKSFEYYRKSIAIGEKLDSKQAVSIGLHNIGELHLNLGNSDSALFYVQKSLQIENTLFNNRGIAETKATLGKIYIALKRYRLAFSFLKQAEKAFDNIEDISGLADVYQKYGQAYAEIGNDSLTIYYLNKSTEIATKMNLKKMQVENHRFLSDYYEKVNNYKAALFHQKMFHQINDSIFTQKAIEKTVYNTIKLEKEVQDKKLVEMQHAQDVISYKNKIKNYIVYFTLFILFIVTTFFYLRFSSNKRSTIRLNDQYQMVLESEEKIRALIDASHDIVFLVDINGIIVSANSKAEKVLRNGNKLVGNDFKETVQPFFQNQFDPYITRILKKKNTQEFSLTSTTKRNYEITISPIFKHGIEISGLAVYIRDVTDILVARNEKNKLEKQLFQVQKLESIGTMAGGVAHDFNNYLGTILGYSSMGYEDSDDDSTAKRYFNQIILASRSAQHTVNKILTFSRKNEDKELERVNLVDVAKEAIAMVNSTKPPELTFKTDFSVDSIEILGNHIEMQQVFINLFNNAFHALEGEANGELICSLSNSLFKKEHQSIINNFNTNNIAAICVSDSGIGMTDEVLNRIFEPFFTTKIVGKGTGLGLSVVHGIIKNHKGELYVESTVGKGSAFYIYLPAIS
- a CDS encoding type B 50S ribosomal protein L31, whose product is MKKDIHPTDYRYIVFKDMSTDYAFLTKSTAKTKETIVWEDGKEYPLYKLEISNQSHPFYTGKMKLVDSAGRVDKFRNKYKKHIAANKQ
- a CDS encoding GlmU family protein, which translates into the protein MNYILFDDNSRNTLLPLTFMRPVADIRIGILTIREKWELHLNASTSTLTEAYLSEKYPIIRGEENILINGSVCPSPELVEKILELKPKEILVGDDYIIAMRLSDNEFDKLDEIDATKEINTDINHFKLNYPWEIFQFNGESIIRDFISLTQNRTSEPISPTNNILGHESVFIEKGAKVEFSTLNASEGPIYIGKNAEIMENTVIRGPFALGESSTVKIGAKIYGPTTIGPWSKVGGEINNSVIFGYTNKAHDGFLGNSVIAEWCNLGADTNTSNLKNTYEAVRIWSYSQKTFVDTGLTFCGLIMGDHSKCGINTMFNTGSVVGINSNIFGGGYQRNFISSFKWGGPSGFNRYHLDKAINVAKIVYQRRGIEFDSVNEKLLRSVFEMTGGTRNY
- a CDS encoding cation transporter; this encodes MNKKARVAAISVFSNISLTLLKLLVGLLSGSVSILSEAIHSAIDLLASIIAFFAVQLSNKKPDIKHPYGHGKYENISAVLEGLLILIAAVWIIYEAVHKLINPEEITSYGLASGIMFFAAITNFFVSRMLYKVAKETNSIALEADALHLKTDVYTSLGVGLGIVLIWISGLLILDPLFAIIVAILIVREAFKLIQRAFDPLLDAGVGNKEFESINALIKSELPSGINFSNLRIRQNGALYILDFILEVPPKMSVEQAHNICDNLELSIREIYSEADIKIHVEPKKD
- a CDS encoding HNH endonuclease; its protein translation is MQEKINYDSEEWRRLNFKDLKPDEIYEISNYGRLRHWSQKTNEFKIMKLSTVRGYRYFMWFKSVQGWDNKIKRIIHRLVAEEFCEHKNDKQIFVIHLDHDKGNNYYKNLKWVTREEMTQHNKSNPRVIESHLKRKGKITNSKLTEADVIKLRQMVKSGDYKLYKIAEHFGITHTQLNRIRSGKNWAHVKMPDEE
- a CDS encoding response regulator gives rise to the protein MQKKILVIDDDIQFRMMMVEMLERKQFVVYNAADGEEGIRIWKDLHPDLVITDIIMPNKEGIETILELKRINKEVKIIAISGGGRTNAKDNLRSAKLLGASLILEKPFESSDLLDAVHKLLEK